The following DNA comes from Peribacillus sp. FSL E2-0218.
TAAAAAATGAATTATTATAAATTATGGATAAATTATAGATTATATGGAAAAAGCTTATCACTTTCTCTGTGGTGATTGACTATTGACTTTCTGAAACATATCGTTAATGTGAAGAAAAATAGAAGAAGGAGATTGTACATGAAAACGGCTATAGGCAACATATAAGAACGATTATAGCGATTGAAATATGTACAAGAGGTGAAGTCGTCCTAGCACCGGGTGGTTCCGATACCGATAGATTGCCTCGTGTGTGAAAGAATTCGATGCAGCAGTTCCATACCGTTATAGGGACTCCGCTTCTCCTGGATTAGAAATAAGTGAAGGCACTAAATCCACATAATCTAAATCGTGGCAAGGTCATCCTAAGAAAATATTGATAGCGCTTTCCTAATGGGGTTGGCTGTTCGTAGTAGGTGATGACTTATTATCATTTTCACCAAGCTGGCTAATGAATGAGATAGGAAAAAGTGTCAGGGTACATGGACGTGACCGAAGGGTGCTCTGGCGGCTACTTTCCTGTCGAAGGATTAAGATATAGGAGGGAAACAAGATGGAATGTAAGACTACTGCGCATATTATTTCTCATTCCCATTGGGATCGGGAATGGTATATGCCTTTTGAAAAGCATCGCTACCACTTAGTGAAATTAATGGATACACTTATCGATCTATTTGAAAAGGGGGAAGATTTCAAGAGCTTTCACTTGGATGGACAGATGATTATCTTGGATGATTATTTCCAAATTCGTCCTGACAAAAAGGAATGGATTAAGAAGCTCATACAAGAACAAAAGCTTCATATCGGTCCGTGGTATGTGTTACAGGATGCCTTTTTAACAAGCTCGGAAGCGAATGTCAGGAATATGTTATATGGATTGCAAGCGGCAAAGGAATACGGTGCTGTGTCAAAGGTAGGCTACTTCCCGGATACATTCGGCATTTACGGGCAAGCGCCTCAAATGCTTCAGCAAGCTAATATCAATACTGCCGCGTTTGGGAGAGGTGTAAAGCCGACCGGATTCAATAATATGGTGAGCGATGCGAAATCATTTGAATCTCCTTTTTCAGAACTTAAGTGGGAGTCGCCGGATGGTTCGGCGGTGCTTGGTGTGTTGTTTGCGAATTGGTATTCAAACGGCAATGAAGTACCAGTGGAAAGAGAGACTGCGAGAAAGTATTGGGAAACAAAACTAGCGGATGCCAAGAAATATTCTTCAACAGCAAATCTTCTTTTCATGAATGGTTGTGATCATCAGCCAATTCAAGTGGATGTAGGAGAAGCAATCAAGGTGGCTGAAGATCTTTTTCCGGATATCACGTTTGTACACTCCAATTTTGATGATTATATGGAAGCGCTGCAGGAATCATTACCAGAACAGCTCCAGACGATTACGGGAGAACTGCGGAATCAACGTACAGATGGGTGGTCCACTCTTGTAAATACAGCCTCCGCCCGTATCTATTTAAAGCAGATGAATCAAGAGTGTCAAACGCTTTTAGAAAAAGTGGCTGAGCCGCTATCCGTTTTTTCATATTTCCTTGGTCATGAATATCCACGTGATTATTTGCGATATGCGTGGAAAACTTTGATGGAAAACCATCCCCATGACAGTATTTGCGGTTGTAGTGTAGATGAAGTGCATCGAGAAATGGTAACTCGCTTTGAGAAGGTTCAGCAGGTTGCATCATCCATTGTCGAGGATAAGGCCAATGAAGTTGTATCTCATATTTCAACGAAACATAGTCTTGTTGATGAGGACATGATTCCAGTTGTTATTTTTAACACATCAGGAAATCGACGAGATGTGGTTATCGAAAAGGAAATTGAATTAGAAAAAGTCTATTTTTCAGATATGACTTTTTCAGAGATTCCAGCTTTCCTTGGTTCGAAGGATTTGCCTGATATTAATTTGGTTGATAAAAGCGGCAAGATACTTGCTTGTAAAACAAAGGACCTTGGGACCCGGTTTGGATATGAGTTACCAGGAGATGGCTTCCGGCGTCCTTATTATGCAAGAATCATCAAATTAACATTCCTGGCTCAATCTCTTCCGGGTTATGGATTTCAAACATATTATCTCAAACCGGCCAAGGGAACCAAGTTGAATGAACAGCCACCGATCAATCCATGTGTTCGTGAATTGGAGAATGAATTTGTTCATTTGTTTGTTCATGAAAATGGTTCGTATACATTGACTGACAAGCAGACTGGGAAAGTATTTAAAAATCTCGGAATTTATGAAAATAGCGGGGACATTGGAAATGAATATATGTTCAGGAAGCCAAATGGTGAAGTTCCACTTACAACGAAAGATTTGAAAGCGGAGATACGAGTCGTAGAAGACCATCCAGTACGTACAGTTATGGAACTTGTTCATGAGTGGGAGATTCCAAAAGAGGCCGATGAATCGTTTCAACGAGAAAAGGCACTATTGGTTTGGCATAAGGACCGGCTGTCAGGCAGATCTTCCGAAAATGTAACCATTCGCTTAACTACTCGAATTCAGTTAGATGAAAAAGCGAAGGGACCTTCAGTTAAGGTGACAATTGAAAATCAAGCAAAGGATCATCGTCTGCGTGTTCTTTTTCCAACTAATCTACATACGAATGAGCACTATGCAGACAGTATTTTTGAAGTGGCCAAACGTCCTAATATACCGGAAAGGGAGTGGGACAATCCTAGTTTTGATCATCATCAACAGGCATTTGTAAGTGTAACGGATGGGAAACATGGGATGACAATTGCGAATAAAGGATTACATGAGTATGAAATCCTTGAGGAGCAACAAACAATAGCCGTTACGATTCTCCGTTCCACTTCTGAGTTAGGGGATTGGGGTCTTTTCCCGACACCAGAAGCTCAGTGCATTGGAACATATCAAGCAGAATGGATGGTCATCCCTCACCAAGGTACAGTCGTTGAGTCAGAAGTATTCAAAGCGGCGTATGACTTCCAAGTGCCTGTGATTGCTGTACAAACAGATATCCATGAAGGGGCACTTCCAACCGAAAAGGAATTTTTTACTTGGGAAGGTAAATCATTAGCCATCTCTTCTATCAAGTTAGCGGAGGAAAGAGATGATGTAATTGCCCGATGGTTCAATACTTCTGAAGAAGCAACAATGGTAAATGCTCAACCATCGCAAGGAATAAATGGCTATAAAAGTACTATCGTTGAGAATGTGAAAGAGCCTTTTGGCAATACGAAAATTCAAGAAAAAGTAAAACCGTTTGAAATCATAAGCCTTGGTTGGCAAGTGAAGGAGTGAAGGTAATGGAAACTGAGAAAACGATCCCGCAATCACTATCTTATTTCATCGAAAAGGTGAAGGAGAATTTCCCTGAAGATAAAAAGCTTCAGGAAATGTTTGAACGATGTTTTGTTAATACGTATGAAACGACACTAAAGCCGCAAGAAGATGGAACAACATTTGTCATTACAGGTGATATACCAGCTATGTGGTTAAGAGATTCAGCAGCCCAAGTGCGTCCATATTTACTGGCTGCCGAGAAGGACGATGAAATGGCGAAATTAATTGAAGGTGTGGTTCGTCGCCAAATGAACTATATCGTTCATGACCCATACGCAAATGCATTCAATGAAGCCGCTAATGGAAAAGGCCATCAAGATGATAAAACGGAAATGTCCCCAATGACATGGGAACGTAAATATGAAATTGACTCACTCTGCTACCCGATTCAGCTTTCTTATCTTTTGTGGAAA
Coding sequences within:
- a CDS encoding alpha-mannosidase, with translation MECKTTAHIISHSHWDREWYMPFEKHRYHLVKLMDTLIDLFEKGEDFKSFHLDGQMIILDDYFQIRPDKKEWIKKLIQEQKLHIGPWYVLQDAFLTSSEANVRNMLYGLQAAKEYGAVSKVGYFPDTFGIYGQAPQMLQQANINTAAFGRGVKPTGFNNMVSDAKSFESPFSELKWESPDGSAVLGVLFANWYSNGNEVPVERETARKYWETKLADAKKYSSTANLLFMNGCDHQPIQVDVGEAIKVAEDLFPDITFVHSNFDDYMEALQESLPEQLQTITGELRNQRTDGWSTLVNTASARIYLKQMNQECQTLLEKVAEPLSVFSYFLGHEYPRDYLRYAWKTLMENHPHDSICGCSVDEVHREMVTRFEKVQQVASSIVEDKANEVVSHISTKHSLVDEDMIPVVIFNTSGNRRDVVIEKEIELEKVYFSDMTFSEIPAFLGSKDLPDINLVDKSGKILACKTKDLGTRFGYELPGDGFRRPYYARIIKLTFLAQSLPGYGFQTYYLKPAKGTKLNEQPPINPCVRELENEFVHLFVHENGSYTLTDKQTGKVFKNLGIYENSGDIGNEYMFRKPNGEVPLTTKDLKAEIRVVEDHPVRTVMELVHEWEIPKEADESFQREKALLVWHKDRLSGRSSENVTIRLTTRIQLDEKAKGPSVKVTIENQAKDHRLRVLFPTNLHTNEHYADSIFEVAKRPNIPEREWDNPSFDHHQQAFVSVTDGKHGMTIANKGLHEYEILEEQQTIAVTILRSTSELGDWGLFPTPEAQCIGTYQAEWMVIPHQGTVVESEVFKAAYDFQVPVIAVQTDIHEGALPTEKEFFTWEGKSLAISSIKLAEERDDVIARWFNTSEEATMVNAQPSQGINGYKSTIVENVKEPFGNTKIQEKVKPFEIISLGWQVKE